In Mycolicibacterium mucogenicum DSM 44124, the following are encoded in one genomic region:
- a CDS encoding alkane 1-monooxygenase, giving the protein MTTSTTPSDRRNRRPVDVGSEVAAGTWRDPKRYLWLLVPSAPGAVTLSWLLVWTTRLHVFWWTALFVILVAGPAADHLLGREKGDRAPDRILAELQQDKFYRFATHMFLPTQYLALAFGCWVWAGGGWVTLTFTDKLGLMVAVGLSGGIANNAAHELGHRRDRAERWLSKLALAQSWYGQFYVEHNRGHHVRVATPEDPASARFGENVYFFVVRSVVGSTRSAWRIETKRLDRHGHSRWNVRNDILNAWLLSVILFAGLALWFRPVVLPWLFGQALIGIFLLEAMNYLSHYGLRRQKLPSGRYERLRPTHSWNSNTVIMNVFLLHLQRHSDHHIDPSHRYQVIRHAEDAPQLPSNYTAMLVLSLVPMLWRRVMDPRVLAMYDGDVRRTALSPRQLKRLGLDGS; this is encoded by the coding sequence ATGACCACGTCGACCACCCCATCGGACCGCCGAAACCGGCGGCCTGTCGACGTGGGTTCCGAGGTTGCTGCGGGCACGTGGCGGGACCCGAAGAGATACCTGTGGCTGCTGGTTCCGTCCGCCCCCGGTGCGGTGACGCTGTCCTGGCTCCTGGTGTGGACCACCCGCCTGCACGTCTTCTGGTGGACCGCACTCTTCGTGATCCTCGTGGCGGGGCCGGCCGCCGATCATCTGCTGGGGCGGGAGAAGGGCGATCGTGCGCCCGACCGCATCCTGGCCGAGCTGCAGCAGGACAAGTTCTACCGGTTCGCCACCCACATGTTCCTGCCCACGCAGTACCTCGCACTCGCGTTCGGCTGCTGGGTGTGGGCCGGTGGCGGCTGGGTGACGTTGACGTTCACCGACAAGCTGGGGCTGATGGTCGCGGTCGGCCTGTCCGGCGGCATCGCCAACAACGCGGCGCACGAACTGGGACACCGGCGCGACCGCGCCGAACGGTGGCTCAGCAAGCTGGCGCTCGCCCAGAGTTGGTACGGCCAGTTCTACGTCGAACACAACCGCGGACACCATGTCCGCGTCGCGACACCCGAGGACCCGGCCAGCGCCCGTTTCGGTGAGAACGTGTACTTCTTCGTCGTGCGCTCGGTCGTCGGCAGCACCCGCTCGGCGTGGCGAATCGAGACCAAACGCCTTGACCGCCACGGCCATTCACGCTGGAACGTACGCAACGACATCCTCAACGCGTGGCTGCTGAGCGTCATCCTGTTCGCCGGGCTGGCCCTGTGGTTCCGGCCCGTGGTCCTGCCGTGGCTGTTCGGCCAGGCGCTCATCGGCATCTTCCTGCTGGAGGCCATGAACTACCTGTCGCACTACGGGCTGCGGCGGCAGAAACTACCGTCGGGCCGCTACGAGCGACTGCGCCCCACGCACAGCTGGAACAGCAACACCGTGATCATGAACGTGTTTCTGCTGCATCTGCAGCGGCACTCCGACCACCACATCGACCCGTCGCATCGCTACCAGGTGATCCGGCACGCCGAGGATGCACCGCAGCTGCCGAGCAACTACACGGCGATGCTGGTCCTCAGCCTCGTTCCGATGCTGTGGCGCCGCGTGATGGATCCGCGCGTCCTCGCCATGTACGACGGCGACGTCCGGCGCACCGCGCTGAGCCCGCGACAGCTGAAGCGGTTGGGGCTCGACGGCAGCTAG
- the tig gene encoding trigger factor, producing MKSTVEQLSPTRVRINVEVPFTELQPEFDQAYKELAKQVRLPGFRPGKAPAKLLEARVGRGAVLEQVVNSAIPARYGEAVTAQDVKPLGQPEIDITKLEDNDELVFTAEVDVRPEIALPDLKAIKITVDPIVINDDEVDAELQNLRARFGTLTGVERAAADGDFVSLDLSATVDGEDVPEAKTEGLSHQIGSGQLIEGLDEAIIGLKAGESKEFPTTLAAGEHAGKEAQVTVTVKSVKERELPEPDDDFAQLASEFDTIDELKESLVTQVRRVKQIGQAEQIRDKAVETLLEQIEVPLPEAIVQATVDETVHNAIHGLDHDEAKFEEQLKEQGSSREEFDADTRTNAEKAVKTQLLMDAIADELDVKVGQGDLMERIALMARQYGIEPQQLIQILQQNNQLPSMFADIRRGMTIAAVVSGATVTDTDGNAVDTAEFFGPAGDAAEAEVAEAGDEAEAPAADEPEAEDEKPAKAKKAKAEAKDEKPAKEKKAKKAAKDSKDED from the coding sequence GTGAAGAGCACCGTGGAGCAGTTGAGCCCCACCCGGGTTCGCATCAACGTGGAGGTGCCCTTCACCGAGCTTCAACCCGAGTTCGACCAGGCCTACAAGGAGCTGGCCAAGCAGGTCCGCCTGCCCGGCTTCCGTCCCGGCAAGGCGCCGGCCAAGCTGCTCGAGGCCCGCGTCGGCCGCGGCGCGGTGCTGGAGCAGGTCGTCAACAGCGCCATCCCGGCCCGCTACGGCGAGGCCGTCACCGCCCAGGACGTGAAGCCGCTGGGCCAGCCGGAGATCGACATCACCAAGCTCGAGGACAACGACGAGCTCGTCTTCACCGCCGAGGTCGACGTCCGCCCGGAGATCGCCCTCCCGGACCTGAAGGCCATCAAGATCACCGTTGACCCGATTGTCATCAACGACGACGAGGTCGACGCCGAACTGCAGAACCTGCGCGCCCGCTTCGGCACCCTGACCGGTGTCGAGCGCGCGGCCGCCGACGGCGACTTCGTCTCGCTCGACCTGTCGGCCACCGTCGACGGTGAGGACGTGCCGGAAGCCAAGACCGAGGGCCTGTCGCACCAGATCGGTTCCGGTCAGCTGATCGAGGGTCTCGACGAGGCCATCATCGGCCTGAAGGCCGGCGAGTCCAAGGAATTCCCGACCACGCTGGCCGCCGGCGAGCACGCCGGTAAGGAAGCCCAGGTCACCGTCACCGTCAAGTCGGTCAAGGAGCGCGAGCTGCCGGAGCCGGACGACGACTTCGCCCAGCTGGCCAGCGAGTTCGACACCATCGACGAGCTGAAGGAGAGCCTGGTCACCCAGGTTCGCCGGGTGAAGCAGATCGGCCAGGCCGAGCAGATTCGCGACAAGGCCGTCGAGACCCTGCTCGAGCAGATCGAGGTGCCGCTGCCCGAGGCCATCGTCCAGGCGACCGTCGACGAGACCGTCCACAACGCGATCCACGGACTCGACCACGACGAGGCCAAGTTCGAGGAGCAGCTCAAGGAGCAGGGCAGCAGCCGCGAAGAGTTCGACGCGGACACCCGCACCAACGCCGAGAAGGCCGTCAAGACGCAGCTGCTGATGGACGCCATCGCCGATGAGCTGGACGTCAAGGTCGGCCAGGGCGACCTGATGGAGCGCATCGCTCTGATGGCCCGCCAGTACGGCATCGAGCCGCAGCAGCTGATCCAGATCCTGCAGCAGAACAACCAGCTGCCGTCCATGTTCGCCGACATCCGTCGCGGCATGACCATCGCCGCTGTGGTCTCCGGTGCGACCGTCACCGACACCGACGGCAACGCGGTCGACACCGCGGAGTTCTTCGGCCCGGCCGGCGACGCCGCTGAGGCCGAGGTCGCCGAGGCCGGCGACGAGGCCGAAGCGCCCGCCGCCGACGAGCCCGAGGCCGAGGACGAGAAGCCCGCCAAGGCCAAGAAGGCGA